The sequence below is a genomic window from Marispirochaeta sp..
CACGGGGACGGTTCTTCTGACGCTGATACTGCTGGCAGCAGCTGCCCTGCCCGCCGCGGCCCAGGTGGCAAGCATTGATTACCTGCAGGGCTGGGTTGACCTGCGCTACCCCTCCGGAGATGTGGTGGAGGCCATGATCGGGGATGAGCTTAAGAAGGACGACACGGTTATAACCGGGGACGACGGCACTGCCACCCTGGTGCGCCCGGGGGCGGCGGAGATAATTATCAGCCCCAACTCGGTGTTCTCCATCCGGGAGATTGACTCCGGCGGCCAGAAGGAGACGGTTATGCACACCGCCCTGGGCTCTGTGAAGTTCAAGTTTATGCGCCTTTTCGGCGTGGAGCCCAGGATATCCACCCCCAGCACCGTGGCGGGAGTACGGGGAACGGAGTTTAGCGTCTACGCCGGGGATGAAGGATCGGCCCTGTTTACCGTGGACTCCGGCGAGGTAATGGTTACCAGCCAGGGGATACCGGTTGTGCTGTTTGAGGGCGAAGGGGTGGAGGTAAAAGCCGGCCGCCCGCCGGGGGAGAAGTTTGAGAAGAAGGGACGGCCTATTGACTACTCAAGCTGGGCCCAGGAGAAGCAGGCCGAGTTTTCCGCCGACCCGATTGCAGGGCTCCGGGGAATTGAACGGCAGATGGACGGGTATATTCGGGAGGTGGAGAATCTTGAATATGCGTTTGCCGAGAATAGGAAGCTGCTAATTCAAGAACGAGAAAAACTTGCAGAGATCAATAAGAACCAAGGCCAGGAAGCATCGAATAAATATTACTCTGACGTAATCTCATCTATCGAACAGCAGGAAAGTACATTATTTTTAAACATAAGGTATTGGAGTCTCTCTGCTTTTTCTCTTAAGCGTTACGTTAACGGAAAACAGTACATGTTAACTAAAGCAAAAATGCTTGCTGATGATAACTTGTCGTATATTGATGACTACATGGTTTTACATCAGAGAATACTGGAAAAATTTAGCGCCCACATTTTACCAAATCTGAGCATGGAGGATATTTAAATGCAGAAACGAGATCTGATCTTTCGAGTTCTTTATTTCCTTTTAATCTTTTCTATAATAGTAATTCTTAACAGCTGCGATGACGCGAATAAGGTATCTGTTGATGAACGAATTAATATGTTTTTCTCTGACCTAAACGCCGGAAAAACTTCTACCCTTAGAGGCGATCACATATCACCTAAATCAAGTGATTACAGCACAATCAATTCAGCTTTTTGGACAGCCAGTGTGTGGGTCAATATCCCATT
It includes:
- a CDS encoding FecR family protein, with amino-acid sequence MTRLHLLTKRSTGTVLLTLILLAAAALPAAAQVASIDYLQGWVDLRYPSGDVVEAMIGDELKKDDTVITGDDGTATLVRPGAAEIIISPNSVFSIREIDSGGQKETVMHTALGSVKFKFMRLFGVEPRISTPSTVAGVRGTEFSVYAGDEGSALFTVDSGEVMVTSQGIPVVLFEGEGVEVKAGRPPGEKFEKKGRPIDYSSWAQEKQAEFSADPIAGLRGIERQMDGYIREVENLEYAFAENRKLLIQEREKLAEINKNQGQEASNKYYSDVISSIEQQESTLFLNIRYWSLSAFSLKRYVNGKQYMLTKAKMLADDNLSYIDDYMVLHQRILEKFSAHILPNLSMEDI